CGAGGTCGCGGATGCGCAAAACCTGATCAGCTATCTCGCGACCCGCGACGACGTACAGCGCGAAGGCGATGACCCCGTCGTCGGGATCACCGGCCCGTCGTATGGTGGCGCGCTCGCGCTGCTGACTGCCGGCGCCGATGACCGCGTCGATGCGATCGTCCCGATGATCACCTGGAACCGCCTCTCGCGGGTCTTCTTTCCCAGTGGGGCAGGCGATCCCACGGGCATTGCCGGACCGGCTGATGGCGACACGCTCGGCGCGTTCAAGCGCGAGTGGGCCGGAGTGTTCTTCGGGTTCGGCAAAGGCGTCGACCTGAGCTCGCTGCTGGGTGGCGTGACCGGCGGTGACGGCGGGGGAGACGAGGGCGGCTCCAACGGCGCCGATGGCGGATCTGACGGCGAGTCCAGCGATGGCACTTCCGATGCGACCTCGGGCGCGAGCGGCACACCGGGCAGCGGCGGGCTCGACCCCGCCTGCGGCCGGTTCGCCCAAGACATCTGCGACATCTACACCGCCGCCGCCGAAGACGGCACGCTGAACGCTGACGGCCAGGCCCGACTCGACGAGTCCTCGCCGTACTCGGTCGCCGGGGACATCACCGCCCCGACGCTGATCTTCCAAGGCCAGCAGGACTCGCTCTTCCCGCTCAGCGAAGCCGACGTGACTGCGCGGCAGATCGAAGACGCGGGCACCGATGTGAAGGTCGTGTGGACAGCGGGTGGGCACGACGTCGGTGGCGTCGCCGATCGTGACGACGAGCTCGCCGACATTCGAGCCACGACGCTCGCATGGTTTGACTACTACCTCGCAGGCACTGGCCCCGCGCCGTCGCTGGACTTCGAGTTCAGCCAGCAGACGGCGTTGACAACCACCGGCGGCAGCGGCCGGCCGGCGCCACGCGTGCAAGTGGCCGACTCATACCCGAACCAGGTCGGCGAGACCACGACGCTCGACCTGCTCGGTCCGCCCCAGCAGATCGTCAACCCGGCGGGCGCGACTCCCGGATCGCTGTCGAGCCTGCCCGGTCTGGGCAGCGTGGGCGTCGCGTTTGACCCACCGGGGCAGGCGGCGTACTTCGCGACCGCGTCGCTGGCCGACCCGGTCTCGCTGGTCGGCAGCGCCCGTGTCTCGGTCACGGTCAGCGGTGCGCCGGACGGTACGACGCTGTTTGCCAAGGTCTACGACGCTGCCGACTCGGGCCTTCCGGCACTTCCCGGTGGCTCCGTCATGCCCGTCGTCGTACCCCCGAACGCCGGCGAGACCACGGTCGATGTGACCCTGCCGGCGATCTCGCACCGGTTCGAGCCCGGCCACCGGCTGATCGTCGCGCTCGCCACGACCGACCGCGCTTACGCCGGACCCACCACGCAGCAGACCGTCACGGTCGGGCTCGCGAGCCCCGAGCTGACCGCGCCGGTCGTCGAGGCGCAGACCGTCTCGGCCGGGATCTCGGACTGGGTGATTCTGCTGCTGGTCATCGCCGGCGCGGTCATCCTCGGCATCCTCGCGTGGCTGGTGCTACGCCGCCGCAACCGCCGTCAGGAGCAGGACGCCACCGACGAGGCACTGCTCGACGTACCGCTCGTTGCCGAGCATCTGCGCAAGGCCTACAGCGACGGCTTCGTTGCGGTGCGTGACGTCTCGTTCCGCGTCGACCGCGAGCAAGTCGTCGGCCTGCTCGGTCCCAACGGCGCGGGCAAGACGACCGCGCTGCGCATGCTGATGGGTCTGATCCGGCCGACCGAGGGTGGGCTGAAGGTCTTCGGGCATCCGGTGTACGCCGGCGCCCCGGTGCTGAGCCGCGTCGGTAGCTTCGTCGAGGGCGTGGGCTTCTTGCCGCATCTGTCCGGGCGCGAAAACATCGAGCTCTACTGGGCCGCGACGGGCCGCCCCAAGGAGGACGCGCGCTTCGAGGAGGTGCTCGCGATCGCCGGGCTGGGCGATGCGATCGAACGCAAGGTCCGCACCTACTCGCAGGGCATGCGCCAGCGGCTCGCGATCGCGCAGGCGATGCTGGGGATGCCGGACCTGCTGGTGCTCGATGAGCCGACCAACGGCCTGGATCCGCCGCAGATCGCCGAGATGCGGCACGTGCTGCAGCGCTATGCCCGCGATGGCCGCTCGGTGCTGGTCTCGAGCCACCAGCTCTCGGAGGTCGAGCAGGTCAGCACTCACGTCGTGGTCGTCAACCGCGGCGAGGTCATCGCCTCCGGCACGGTCGCCGAGGTCGTCGGCGTCGGCGCAGAGGTCGACCTCAACGTCGATGACGTCGAGGCGGCGCGCGGCGTACTCGATGCGATGGACGGCGTCAGCGTGCGCGGCACGCAGCGTGGGCTTGTCGCGGTCGAGCTGGAGGGTGCCACGGCATCCGAGGTGGTCGCCGCACTGGTCGAGGCCGGGGTCGCGGTCGAGGCGGCGATCCCACGGCGACGGCTTGAAGACGCGTTCTTGGCACTTGTGGGAGGCGGCGCATGAGCAAGGTGACCGACACAGCAGCGGCGCCGGGCTATCGGGCATCGGCGACCCTGCCGTTCTGGGTCGAGGTACGTCGCCAGCTCGGGCGCCGGCGTACCCTCGGCGTCTTCGTCTTCATGGCGGTGCTGCCGCTGGTGTTGATCGGAGCGTTTGCCCTCGGCGACCCCGAGGAGATGGGGCCGTCGAGTCGGGTCAACCTGATCGACGTCGCGACCACGAGCGCGATGAACTTCGTGCTGTTCGTGTTTTTCGTGACGACCGGCTTCTTCCTGGTGGTCGTGTTTGCGCTGTTCTTCGGTGACACGGTTGCATCGGAGGCGCAGTGGGGCAGCCTGCGCTATCTGCTCGCTGCCCCGGTGCCGCGCATGCTGCTGCTTGCCCGCAAGCTCGCCGTGGCGTTTGTGCTCTCGGTGGCCGCGCTGCTGACGATCGTGCTCGTTGCGCTGGGCGCCGGGACGATCGCCTATGGCTGGCAGGGTGTCGCGACGCCGGTCGGCTTCGAGATCCCGGCCGGCGAGATGCTGTGGCGGTTGGCTGCGATCGTCGGCTACCTCGTGATCAACCTGCTGATCGTGGGAGCGCTCGCGTTCTACTTGTCGGTGCGCACCGACGCACCGCTCGCCGCGGTCGGCGGCACGGTCTTCATCGTGATCGTTTCCTCGATCCTCGGTCAGGTCGACGCGCTCGGCGAGCTGCGCACGTTCTTGCCGACGTACTACAACTTCGCGTGGATCGGGATGCTGAGCGACCCGCCGGACACCGGCGACATGCTGGCCGGAGTCAGTTGGTCGCTGGTGTACGCCGTCGTACTCTTCGCGCTGGCATTCTGGACGTTCCGCCGCAAGGACGTGACCTCCTAGCCAGCGGCGGACTCGGCCGCGAGCTCCTTCATCCGCTCCGCGTGAGCCGAGCCGGTGCGCATCGGCAGCTGCTTGATGAACAGCGCCAGCAGGAACCCGGCGGCCATGATCGGCAGCGCCCAGTGATAGACGGTCTGCATCGCCTCGACGAACGACTGGAAGATCCCGGTCTCGAGCGTCCCGGAGACCTGACCGATCGAGCGGATCGCCTCAGAGTCGGCCAACAACCGCTGCAGCTGCTCGGCGGTGAGATCGGGCATCGCCAACAGCGCCTTCGCGCCCTCCAGCTGATCCGGGGTGATGCCCGGTGGCACCTGGCCCGCGGCTGCGGCATCGACGAGCTGCTGAGCGGCAGCGACCTTCTGGTCGATCTCCGGCTTGGCCGCCGCGAGCGGGGCCTTGACCTGCCGGATGAACGTGCCATTGAGGATCGTGCCGAAGATCGCGATGCCGATCGTGCCGCCGAGCTGACGGATGAACGTCTGCGTCGAGGTCACGACGCCAAGCTGGTGCACCGATGCGGCGTTCTGCCCAGCGAGCACGAGGTTCTGCATGCAGCAGCCGAGCCCGAGGCCGAGCACGAACATGTAGACGCTGAACGTCACCATCGAGGTGTTCTCATCGACCGTGCCCATCAAGAACATGGCCGCGACCAGTAGGACGGTTCCGGCGACGATGTAGCCCTTGTACTTACCGGTGCGCGAGATCAGCTGACCGGTGCCGATCGAGGCGAGCATGATGCCGGCAACCATCGGGATGATCGCCAGGCCGGCCTCGGTCGCGGTCAGGCCCTTGATGATCTGCAGGTACTGCGAGACGTAGATGATCGCGCCGAACATTCCGAAGCCGACCACGAACCCGACGGCCGTCGTCGTCGACACGACGCGGTTCTTGAAGATCGACAGCGGCAGGATCGGCTCCTCGACGCGCATCTCCCACCAGATGAACACGACGGTCGAGATCGCCGCGATCGTGAAGTAGGTGAGGATGTTGGTCGAGCCCCAGCCGTCGGTGTTACCGAACTCGAGAGCCAGCAGCAGCGAGCAGACCGCGGCGACCAGCAGCGCGGCGCCGACGTAGTCGATCTTGACCTTGCGCTTGGTGTGCGGCACGTGGAAGTACTTCACGACGAGGAAGATCGCGGCGATGCCCACCGGAATGTTGATGTAGAAGCACCAGCGCCAGTTGATCGAGTCGGTGAACCAGCCGCCAAGCAGCGGTCCGATGACCGACGACAGGCCGAAGACCGCACCGAAGTAGCCCTGGTACTTGCCGCGCTCGCGGGGCGGGACGATGTCGCTGATGATCGTGAACGCGAGCGGCATCAGACCACCGGCGCCCAGACCCTGCACGCCGCGGAAGATGATCAGCTGGGTCATGTTCTGGCTGAGCCCGGCAAGCACCGAGCCGATGAGGAACACCCCGATGCTGAACAAGAACACCGGGCGGCGTCCGAAGATGTCCGAGACCTTGCCGTAGAGCGGGGTCGCTGCCGTCGCAAACAGCATGTACGACGTGACGACCCAGGGGATCTTGTCGAAGGACTGGAAGTCGCCGGCGATCGTCTTCAGTGCGGTTGAGACGATCGTCTGGTCGAGAGCAGCCAGGAACATCCCGGCCATCAGTCCGAGCATGATCGCCATGATCTGCTTGTGGGACATTTCGCCTGACTGGTCAGGCGGTGCCTCAGGGGCGGAAGTCACGAAGGTTCTCCTAGCGAAGTGATGAAGAGAGAAGGGGAGTAGGGCGGTTAGCGAGTGGTGAGCCCTGCGGCGCGGCGCGCACTGGAGACGACCAAGGAGTCGGCAAGGCGCCCCATGACCTCGGCGAGCTGCTCACGCTCGTCTTCGCTCCAGTCGTTCAGCGCCTCGCTGAGACGCTCGATCCGGGCCGCCTGGACTCGCTCGATGAAGGCCGTGCCGGCCTCGGTGATCGAGGCGATCTGGGCCCGCTTGTCGTGCGGGTCGGGCGAGCGGCTCACCAGCCCGTCGTCCTCCAGCGCCTTCAAATGGCGGCTGACGGTCGACTGGTCGAGCTGACAGGCACCCGCGGTCTCTGACGGCCGCGCCGTGCCGTTGACGTGCAGCGTGTAGAGCACGATCAGCGCACCCTTGTCGAGGCGGAGGTGGTCGATGCCCTGGTTCACGGTGCGCAGCACGGTGTGAAAAGACGCCAGGATGCGCGATAGCTGGCCGTCGTCTGTGGAGCTCATGGGTTTCACGATCCGCTTGTTAGTTGCATAACGCAAGCAATTTGTCGGCGTACTGTTGTGATCTAGCAGTCAAGTAACAAGCGCTTCACAGGCCTCGCTCAGGCTCCAAGTACCAGCATCGCGGCCATCGCGAGCATGATCGCGGCAATGACGAGGTCGAGGACCCGCCACGCGCCCGGTCGGGCAAAGACGCCGCGCAGCAGTCGAGCGCCAAACCCGATCGTGCAGAACCAGACGATCGAGCCGATCATCGCTCCGATCGCAAACCACCAGCGCTGGTCGCCGTGCGAGCTGGCCACCGATCCAAGGAGCAGCACGGTGTCGAGATAGACGTGTGGGTTCAGCCAGGTGATGGCGAGCGCGGTGAGTACGGCGCGCCGCCGCCCGGTGTCATCGCCCCCGCCCGCCGCGACCAAGGCGCTGGGGCGCAATGCGCGCCGCATGGCCATGACCGCGTACACGGTCAGCGCGGCGGCCCCGGCCCACCGGGCGACCTGCAGCACCAGCGGGGCTGAGGTGACGAGCGTGCCGAGCCCGCCGACTCCGGCTGCGATCAAGGCGATGTCAGACAGCGCGCAGATCACGACGACCGGCACGATGTGCTCGCGGCGGATGCCCTGGCGCAGCACGAACGCGTTTTGTGCGCCAATGGCGACGATCAACCCGAGTCCGGTTGACAGTCCGGTGAGTACGGCGACGGCGATAACGGAGCTTCCCACATGGACAAGCCTGGCACCGCGTGCGTCATAAGCCCAGTAAATGTTTCCTAGGGTAAGTAAGGTTTGCTTATGGTCGCATTCGACTCCGAGAAGCTCCGAACCTTCGCCGCGGTCATAGAGCACGGCACTCTTGACGGCGCTGCGCGGGCCTTGCACATCACCGCCCCTGCGGTGTCCTTGCGACTGAAGTCGCTTGAGCAGTCCGTCGGTCGAGTGCTGCTGCAACGCTCGTCCCCCGTGCAGCCGACCGAGGCAGGGGAGACCGTGCTGCGTCTCGCGCGCCAGCTCGCGATGCTCGAAGACGAGGCCGCCCGCGAGCTGCAGCTCGATGACAACCCCGGTGTACGGACGATCCCGATCGCCGTCAACGCCGACTCGCTCGCGATCTGGTTCATGGCAGCAGTACGCCGCATCGCCCGCGAGCTCGACGTGATGGTCGAACTGCTCCGCGATGACGAGCACTTCTCCTCGGCCCAGCTGCGCGCCGGCACGGTGGTCGCCGCGATCGTCGCCGACGACCTGAAGGTCCAGGGCGCTCGCAGCGATCCGCTCGGGATCATGCGGTATCTGCCGGTTGCCAGCCCGCGCTGGGTCGAGCGCTGGATGCCTGAGGGCATCGACCTACGCCGGCTCCAAGGCGCGCCCGCCGTCGACTACGACCGCAAAGACCAGCACCAGGAGCGGTTTGTGCGCACCCGGCTCAAACAGGCTCTCGATGCGCCCCGGCACTGGATCCCGTCATCGCACGAGTACGCCGCCGCCGTCCGCTCCGGACTCGGTTGGGGCCTGGTCCCAGAGCCCCAGTGCGCAGCAGACATCGCGCGCGGCCGGCTGATCGAGCTCACCCCGGGCAAGCCGTACGACGTCACGCTTTACTGGCACCGCCAGAAGATCGAGTCCGGTCCACTTGCGAGGATCAGCGAGATTGTCGCCGAGGAGTCGGCACGGGCGCTTCGCCCGGTTCGGTGACGTCTGGATTGGTGGCGGTCGGCTGCTCGTCGATCGGGATGCGCTTGGTGCCGTTGCCGTCTCCGTCGCCCGCCTCGGGCTGACCACTCAAGCGCTGTAGCAGCTTGCTGACATCGACCCCGGTGAGATCGCTGGAAAGCTGCAGGCCCTGGGTGACGTTGGTAGCCACCGACTTCGACAGCGAACCGGGGCCGTCCGCGGAGATGACGGTCATCTTGTCGACCGCCGACAGCGGCTCGGCCGCGCGCCCGACGATATCCGGCAGCACCTTCACCAGCAGGTCGAGTATCGCCGCCTCGCCGTACGACGCGAACGCTGCCGACCGCTTGTCCATGGCCTCGGCCTCGGCCTGGCCCTTGGCCAGGATCGCCGATGCCTCTGCCGAGCCCTCGCGCTCGATCGCCTCCGCGATCGCCTGGCGGCGCAGCTTCTCTGCCTCACCCTGCTTCGCGCCCTCGATGGCCTCGGCCTCGGCGAGCGCCGTACGCCGGGCCTGCTCGCCGCGACCGACGAGCTCGGCCTGCTCGGCCTGCGCTCGCGCGTTGGCGACCGTCGCCTGCCGGTCGGCCTCCGCCTTGGCGATCGCGGCGTTCTTGTTGGCCTCAGCGTTTTGCTCGACGCGGTAGCGCTCGGCGTCGGCCGGCTTGCGCACCTCGGTGTCGAGCTGGCGCTCCTTCAGGGCCGCGTTGCGCTCGGCGACCTTCTCTTGCTCGGTCAGGATCTGCTGGTCCTGGGCGGCCTGCGCGAGCGGACCGGCGGCCGCGGCCTCGGCCTTGGCCGCGTCGATCTGGGCGCTGATCTCGGCGCGCTTGAGCTCGAGCTGGCGGTTGGAGACGGCGATCGCCTCGTCGGCCAGCAGCTGTTCCTGCTCGGCGGCCTGGCGGGCGCGGGCCTCGGCGATCGAGGCCTCCTTGACCACGCGGGCTGCTTCGGGGCGACCGAGATCCTGCAGGTAGCTGCCCTCGGCCTGGATGTCCTGCAGCTGGAAGGTGTCGAGCACGAGGCCTTGGCCGGTGAGCGAGGTCTCGGCTTCCTCGGCGACGGCGGACGCGAAAGCGGCGCGGTCGCGGATGATCTCCTCGATGGTCAGCCGGCCGACGATCGAGCGCAGCGCACCGGCGAGTACCTCGGAGGTGAAGGTGTCGATGCCGTCCTGCTGGTTGAGGAACCGCTGCGCGGCCGCGCGCACCGACGACTCGGTGCCGCCGACCTTCACGATCGCGACACCCTCGAGATCGCACTTGACGCCCTGCTTGGAGACCGCGCCGCGGATCCCGACCGGGATGCGGCGGCTCGACAGGTCGACGCTGTGTAGCTTCTGCACGATCGGCAGCACGAAGACCGAGGCGCCCATGACGACCTTCTGACCCGAGAGGTCGGTCGAGACCTGGCCGTCGGTGCCGGTGACGGCTCGCCCGCGACGGCCGGTGACCAGGAACGCCTGGTTCGGTCCGGCGACCTTGATGCGCGAGAGGATCAGCAGGACCAGGAGTACGACGACGGCGACAATGCCGATGATCGCGATGAGCAGGGGAGACATAGATACCTCTCGATATTAAGCGTCGTCGGTGGAGACGACCTCGACCGACGATGCTGACAGCGCGTTGACGACGAAGATGTTGGTGCCGGTTGCCAGTGGAGTGCCCGAGCGGGCGGCGTACTTCTGGTCGGTGCCGTGCACGCGCACGCGCACCTCGCCGTAGCCGGTTGCCGGGATCGGGGTGATGACGACGCCGAGCGCCCCGGGCAGGTCGGCCTCGGTGAGCGTGGGGTCGGTGCGCATGTTGGACAACCCGCTGGTGAGCTTGGCGGCAAGCAGTGCGAGGGGTACGGCGCCGGCGAGCCCGACCAGTGCGCTGATCACCGCCCGCAGCCCAGAACCGGCAGCCTCCGGGATGAGTGCGGCCGGGATCGCGCCGACGAAACCCATGCCGCCGATGAACGCGGCGATCGCGGGTAAGGAAAAGGGTCCGTCAATATCCGGCGAGGCAAAGTGCAGGACGTCGCCGACCACCAGAGCGATCAGCAGGATCGCGGCTCCGACGCCGCCAATGATGAGGAAGGTCAGGGTGATGGGGTCCACCGGCTGCCTCCCTACGCTCGGTGGAGGCAGGATAACGGATGCTCAGCGGGCCGAATCTGGCGAGGTCAAACTGTTGTTAACGCACCGCGTCGTTGATGATCTTGCCGACGGCGTCGAGCTCGATCAAAAAACCGTCGTGGCCGTAGGGCGAGTCGATGATCGCGAGCTCGCGGCGGTCCTCAGGCAGTGCGGCGTACAGCTCCTCCGACAGCCGCACCGGGTAGAGCCGGTCGCTGCTGACGCCGACGACGCTGACCTGCGCCTGGATCTCGCTGACGGCGCTCGCTAGGTCGCCGCGCCCGCGAGCGATGTCGTGGGCGTTCATCGCGCGGGTGAGTACGACGTACGAGCCGGCATCAAACCGTCCGATGAGCTTGTCGCGGTGGTGGTCAAGATAGGACTCGACGGCATAGCGACCCTGCCCACCGAGCGGGTTCTCGCCGGGCTGCGGTTCGCGACCGAAGCGAGTCGTCAGCTCGTATTCCGAGCGATAGGTGACATGTGCGATCGAGCGAGCGATGCCGAGCCCGACGGTTGGGGCTTCGTCGGTCTCGTAGTAGTCGCCGCCGTGCCAGGCCGGATCGGCTTCGATAGCGGCCAGTTGTGGTGCGCACCAGGCGATCTCGTCGGCTGTCGCGTATGGCGTGGAGGCGAGTACGACGGCGCGCGCCACGCGGTCGGGATACATCAGCGGCCACTCGATCGCCCGCATGCCGCCCATCGAGCCGCCGATGACGGCGCGGAAGGTGGTGATGCCGAGCAGGTCCGCGAGCCGGCGTTCGGCGTGCACCTGGTCGCGAACCGTCACGAACGGAAAGCGCGAACCCCAGGCTCGCCCGTCCGGCGCGAGCGAGGAAGGACCGGTGGTTCCCTGGCAGCCGCCGAGCACGTTTGAGGCGATGACGAAGTATCGATCGGTATCGAGATAGCGGCCCGGCCCGATCAGCCCGTCCCACCAGCCGGGGGTGGGTTGGCCAGGGCCCGCGGCACCGACGACGTGCGCGTCGCCGGTGAGCGCGTGCTCGATGAGCACAGCGTTGTCGCCGGCAGCGTTGAGGGTTCCCCAGCTCTCGTAGGCGATCTCGACGTCGGGCAGGGTGGTGCCGAGCTCAAGGCGCAGCGCGCCGAGGGAGGCAAACTTCCGGTCCGCGACCGGGTCGCCGGGACGCCAACCGCCGGGACCGGCAGGGGCCAGTCCCGGCGGCGTGCGCTCCGGTGAGTTCACGAGCGTGGCAGGCAGCTACGCAGCGGCGGTCGAGGATCCGGAGGCCTCGGCGGCGGCTTTGAAGCCCTTGTCGAGGTCGGCGAGGATGTCGTCGATTCCTTCGATGCCCACGGCCAGCCGCACCAGGCCCGGGGTGACACCGGCGGCCTGCTGCTCCTGCTCGCTGAGCTGGCTGTGCGTCGTGGAGGCCGGGTGGATCACCAGCGAGCGCACATCGCCGATGTTGGCGACGTGGCTGTGCAGCTCCAGCGCCTCCACAAACTTCTTGCCCGCCTCGATGCCGCCGGCGATCTCAAACGAGATCACCGCGCCGGCGCCCTTGGGCGTGTACTTCTGGGCGAGCTCGTAGTACGGCGAGTCCGGCTGGGAGGCCCAGATGACCTTCTCGACCTGGTCCTGGCTCTCGAGGTAGTCGGCGACCTTCTTGGTGTTGTCCAGGTGCCGCTCAATGCGCAGGCTGAGCGTCTCCAACCCCTGCGCGATAAGGAAAGCGTTGAACGGCGACACCGACGCACCAAGGTCACGCAGCAGCTGCACACGAGCCTTCAGGATGAAAGCGAGGTTGGCGCCGAGCGGACTGCCGACACCGAGGTCGCGCGCGAACACGATCCCGTTGTACGACGGGTCGGGCTCGTTGTAGTTGGGGTAGCGCTCGGGGTACTTCGCGTAGTCGAACGTGCCGCCGTCGACGATGACGCCGGCGATGGAGGTGCCGTGTCCGCCGAGGTACTTCGTCGCCGAGTGCACGACGACATCTGCGCCGTACTTGAGCGGGTTGAGGCCGTATGGCGTGGCAACGGTGTTGTCGACGACCAGCGGTACGCCGTACTCGTGGGCGACCGCTGCGACCCCCTCGATGTCGAGCACCTGACCCTTGGGGTTGGCGATGGTCTCGGCAAAGAACGCCTTCGTGTTGTCCTTGATCGCGTCCTTCCAGGACTGCACGTCGTCGGGGTTCTCCACGAAGGTGACCTCGATGCCGATCTTGGGGAAGGTGTAGTGCAGCAGGTTGTAGGTGCCGCCGTACAACGACGGCGAGGCGACGATGTGCGAGCCCGCCTCGGCGATGTTGAGCAGCGCCAGCGTCTCGGCGGCCTGACCGGAGGCCACCAGCAGGGCCCCGACGCCGCCCTCAAGCGCGGCGATGCGGTTTTCGACCGCCTCCTGCGTGGGGTTCATGATCCGGGTGTAGATGTTGCCGAACTCGGCGAGGGCAAACAGGTTCTTGGCGTGCTCGGTGTCGTTGAAGACATACGACGTGGTCTGGTAGATCGGCAGCGCACGCGCTCCAGTTGCCGAGTCGGGCTCCTGGCCGGCGTGGATCTGCTTCGTCTCGAAGGTCCAGTTTTCGGGAGTGCTCATGACAGAAAAATCCTTGTACTCAG
The nucleotide sequence above comes from Epidermidibacterium keratini. Encoded proteins:
- a CDS encoding bifunctional o-acetylhomoserine/o-acetylserine sulfhydrylase, with the translated sequence MSTPENWTFETKQIHAGQEPDSATGARALPIYQTTSYVFNDTEHAKNLFALAEFGNIYTRIMNPTQEAVENRIAALEGGVGALLVASGQAAETLALLNIAEAGSHIVASPSLYGGTYNLLHYTFPKIGIEVTFVENPDDVQSWKDAIKDNTKAFFAETIANPKGQVLDIEGVAAVAHEYGVPLVVDNTVATPYGLNPLKYGADVVVHSATKYLGGHGTSIAGVIVDGGTFDYAKYPERYPNYNEPDPSYNGIVFARDLGVGSPLGANLAFILKARVQLLRDLGASVSPFNAFLIAQGLETLSLRIERHLDNTKKVADYLESQDQVEKVIWASQPDSPYYELAQKYTPKGAGAVISFEIAGGIEAGKKFVEALELHSHVANIGDVRSLVIHPASTTHSQLSEQEQQAAGVTPGLVRLAVGIEGIDDILADLDKGFKAAAEASGSSTAAA